AAGGGGCTTCTTGCACGTTATGAATCGTTTTATGGCTGCCCTTTTGTGGGAGATATCTCTTCGTTTGGATTTGAGTTGCTGACTCATAAGCCGAAGTCTGTTCTTATTACAATCAAGGCTGACACTCCCGAGCAAACTCGCGTTCGTGGCTTTCGCTATGATTTCCGCTTGAAGGCTCCGATAGAATTGATGAAGATAGCCTATGAGGGTGGTTTGGGCGAATTGTGTTCTCAAGGTTTTGGATTTATAGAAAATAAGTAGTATACAATGAAAGAAACGTATAGAAATGTGGATTATAAGTCTCTTTTTGAGATGACAGGAGATCCTTTTGTCGATGCAGGAGGTTTTGCCTTAGAAGAATTTGCTTCTCATTTTCCGGATTTAGATATATTGGAGTTGATAGTTAAAGCAACAAATATCTATGTAGATTGGTGGGATGCGAAAATTGATTCATTCTTTTTAAATTCGAAAATTACTCAGCATGGATTTAAGAGTAGACAGAAGAAAGAAGAAACAGAAAAATATTTTCGTAGTCTATTGGAAGAAGCTGGAGGAAAAAAAGGGATATGTCGCTTGACGGGCAAAAAATGTCTTGTTTTTCCTGCAGGTAGGGATAATATGGTTTTAGGAGGTTCTCGAGCTTTTATTAATTTCCATCATAGTTTTGAAGAAGGATTGTTATTTTCTAAAGAGGTTTTGATAAAATATTTCTTTTTACCATTGGCTTGTGAACAAGTACAAGGAAAAATAGCTTTGATAAGTAGTAATACTCCTGAAATTTCTCGTTTCTTTTCACAAGAGGTCTGCAAAGAAAACTTATCAGCTGTTGCACATAATAATTCTACCTCCATAAATAAAACGAAGGCAAATAATCCAAGTACCGCTTTATTTAGATATGCTGATCATGTAATTATATTAATCCGGCAAAACGAAATGTACCGCTTTGGTAAAACGAAATGTGATTATTTTGTGTAAAACGAAATGTGTTTTTTTCGAGCGCACACGTGCAAGAAACGCCTCAAAAAATCTTTTATTTTGAGGCGTTTTTCTATTACAAATATTTGTATATCTCGCAGAAAATTACTATCTTTGTATAGTATATATTGGGACTTTACGCACTCAAACATTGAGTTCAAACCTCACCGTCTCATCACCATCAAGCAGCAACCTCGTGCGCTCCAAGTTATTCTCGTATATGTGCACGTTTCCGAGGTTCAGCGTTATGTTTTTCAGCGGCAGGTCTATCTGTCGCGACATGAGGTAAAGGTGGTATATATCTGCAGGTAACCCTAAATTAGCATCGCTGCTCCTTTGGTAGGCCGACAACACCAATTCTCCATCATCTATCTGGAACTGCACAAGGCTAAGGCAAGGAGCCTGATTACTCTCCGCATTGGTTTCACCAAGGAATAGCACATAATTCTTGCTGTTACGTTTCTCACGATTTATTTTCGCTATCAGCGGTGGCAGTTTCTCAAAGTAGGTCGGATAACTGTTCACCAGCACGCTTCCGCAATAGTCCCACCAGTTTATTCCAACCTCACGATATTTTTGCACCTGACGCTCGCCTTGCATGAACAGCTGCAGCTCATT
The nucleotide sequence above comes from Segatella oris. Encoded proteins:
- a CDS encoding thymidylate synthase, with product MNKYHEILKRIIVSGKTQHNRKGSIRYLLNEQLSLSPVDLLDIFESHGIARKKLKNELQLFMQGERQVQKYREVGINWWDYCGSVLVNSYPTYFEKLPPLIAKINREKRNSKNYVLFLGETNAESNQAPCLSLVQFQIDDGELVLSAYQRSSDANLGLPADIYHLYLMSRQIDLPLKNITLNLGNVHIYENNLERTRLLLDGDETVRFELNV